From Vreelandella neptunia, the proteins below share one genomic window:
- the acnA gene encoding aconitate hydratase AcnA, translating into MSKIPDTLSTLEVGSKTYHYYSLPQAADTLGNIDRLPKTLKILLENQLRFADDESVDQEDMQALVDWQAEGKSSREIGYRPARVLMQDFTGVPGVVDLASMRAAVESLGEDPAKINPLSPVDLVIDHSVMVDKFGNPAAFQENVDIEMQRNRERYEFLRWGQQAFDNFSVVPPGTGICHQVNLEYLGRTVWTKDEDGKTFAYPDTLVGTDSHTTMINGLGVLGWGVGGIEAEAAMLGQPVSMLIPEVIGFKLTGKLREGITATDLVLTVTEMLRKKGVVGKFVEFYGDGLKDLPLADRATIANMAPEYGATCGFFPVDDETLNYMRLTGREDEQVALVEAYSKAQGLWREPSDEPIFTDALELDMTEVEASLAGPKRPQDRVALKDMAAAFDKFMQEDVNADASAKGKLSSEGGQTAVGVARSFEHDTSQAVKLDDHDFSLDPGAVVIAAITSCTNTSNPSVMMAAGLLARKAREKGLTTKPWVKTSLAPGSKVVTDYLEAAELNDDLDALGFNLVGYGCTTCIGNSGPLPDEIEKAINSGDLAVASVLSGNRNFEGRVHPLVKTNWLASPPLVVAYALAGNVQLDLTQEPLGNDSNGDPVYLKDIWPSQAEIASAVEQVNTAMFRKEYGAVFEGDDVWKAIDVSESKVYQWPESTYIQHPPFFEGMGREPDAIEDVHSARVLAMLGDSVTTDHISPAGAIKPDSPAGRYLQEHGVKPVDFNSYGSRRGNHEVMMRGTFANVRIKNEMLDGVVGGETRHVPSGEQMAIYDAAMKYKEEGKPLVVIAGKEYGTGSSRDWAAKGTRLLGVRAVIAESFERIHRSNLIGMGVVPLQFAEGESRKTLGLTGDEEISIAGLSDLTPGGTVKIVIKNADGERSVDAKCRIDTVNELAYYRHGGILHYVLRKMIGAA; encoded by the coding sequence ATGAGCAAGATACCCGATACGCTAAGCACCCTAGAGGTTGGCAGTAAAACGTATCACTACTACAGCCTGCCCCAAGCGGCCGATACCCTGGGCAACATTGACCGGCTACCCAAGACGCTCAAGATTCTACTCGAAAACCAGCTGCGCTTCGCCGATGACGAAAGCGTAGATCAAGAAGATATGCAGGCCCTGGTCGACTGGCAGGCCGAGGGCAAATCCAGCCGCGAAATCGGCTACCGCCCGGCACGGGTACTCATGCAGGACTTTACCGGCGTGCCCGGCGTGGTGGATTTAGCCTCCATGCGGGCCGCGGTTGAAAGCCTGGGCGAAGACCCGGCGAAAATTAATCCCCTTTCCCCCGTCGATCTTGTGATCGACCACTCGGTAATGGTCGATAAGTTCGGCAACCCGGCTGCATTTCAAGAGAATGTCGATATCGAAATGCAGCGCAACCGCGAGCGCTACGAGTTTCTGCGCTGGGGCCAGCAGGCGTTTGACAACTTTAGCGTTGTGCCCCCCGGTACCGGCATCTGCCACCAGGTCAACCTAGAGTACCTAGGCAGAACGGTATGGACTAAGGACGAAGACGGTAAGACCTTTGCCTACCCCGACACCCTCGTCGGCACCGACTCCCACACCACCATGATCAACGGCCTGGGCGTGCTTGGTTGGGGCGTGGGCGGCATTGAAGCCGAAGCAGCCATGCTCGGGCAGCCGGTGTCGATGCTGATCCCCGAAGTGATTGGCTTTAAATTAACCGGCAAGCTTCGCGAAGGTATCACCGCCACGGATCTAGTACTCACCGTTACCGAAATGCTGCGTAAAAAAGGGGTAGTGGGTAAATTTGTCGAGTTTTACGGCGACGGTTTGAAAGATCTGCCGCTAGCGGATCGCGCCACTATCGCCAATATGGCCCCTGAGTATGGTGCTACGTGTGGTTTCTTCCCGGTCGATGATGAAACGCTGAACTATATGCGCTTAACAGGGCGTGAAGATGAGCAAGTCGCGCTGGTGGAAGCCTACAGCAAAGCCCAAGGGCTATGGCGTGAACCCAGCGATGAGCCGATCTTTACCGACGCCCTGGAACTGGACATGACCGAGGTAGAGGCCAGCTTAGCGGGCCCCAAACGCCCTCAGGATCGCGTGGCGCTGAAAGACATGGCGGCGGCCTTTGATAAGTTCATGCAAGAAGACGTCAACGCGGATGCCAGCGCAAAGGGGAAACTCTCCTCTGAAGGGGGCCAAACCGCCGTGGGGGTGGCGCGCAGCTTCGAACATGACACCAGCCAGGCCGTTAAGCTTGATGACCATGATTTCAGCCTTGACCCAGGGGCGGTAGTGATTGCAGCGATTACCTCGTGCACTAACACCTCTAACCCCAGCGTAATGATGGCCGCCGGGCTGCTGGCGCGCAAAGCGCGTGAAAAGGGGTTAACCACCAAGCCCTGGGTGAAAACCTCCTTAGCACCGGGTTCCAAAGTGGTCACCGATTATCTGGAAGCCGCTGAATTAAACGATGACTTGGATGCACTGGGCTTCAACCTGGTCGGCTACGGTTGCACCACCTGTATCGGTAACTCCGGCCCGCTGCCCGATGAGATCGAAAAAGCGATCAACAGCGGCGACCTCGCCGTAGCCTCTGTGCTCTCCGGTAACCGTAACTTTGAAGGCCGCGTACACCCGTTGGTCAAAACCAACTGGCTGGCTTCACCACCCCTGGTGGTGGCTTACGCCCTGGCCGGCAATGTCCAGCTTGACCTTACCCAGGAGCCACTGGGCAACGACAGTAACGGCGACCCGGTCTACCTCAAAGATATCTGGCCCAGCCAGGCAGAGATTGCCAGCGCCGTTGAGCAGGTCAACACCGCCATGTTCCGTAAAGAGTACGGCGCAGTGTTTGAGGGTGACGACGTCTGGAAAGCCATCGACGTGTCAGAGAGTAAGGTCTATCAGTGGCCTGAATCCACCTACATTCAGCACCCGCCCTTCTTTGAAGGCATGGGCCGCGAACCGGATGCCATTGAAGATGTGCACAGCGCCCGTGTACTTGCCATGTTGGGTGATTCGGTGACCACCGACCATATCTCCCCTGCCGGTGCCATCAAGCCTGACAGCCCCGCCGGGCGATATCTGCAAGAACACGGCGTTAAGCCGGTGGACTTCAACTCCTACGGCTCTCGCCGGGGTAACCATGAAGTCATGATGCGTGGCACCTTCGCCAACGTGCGGATCAAGAATGAGATGCTCGATGGCGTGGTCGGCGGTGAAACACGCCACGTACCCAGCGGTGAGCAGATGGCTATTTACGATGCGGCCATGAAGTACAAAGAGGAAGGCAAACCGTTGGTAGTCATCGCCGGTAAAGAGTACGGCACCGGCTCTTCAAGGGATTGGGCGGCCAAAGGTACCCGTTTGCTGGGTGTCCGCGCGGTGATCGCCGAATCCTTCGAGCGTATTCACCGCTCTAACCTGATCGGCATGGGCGTTGTACCACTGCAGTTTGCCGAAGGCGAAAGCCGTAAAACGCTGGGATTAACCGGGGATGAGGAGATTTCGATTGCCGGCTTAAGCGACCTGACGCCAGGTGGCACGGTCAAAATCGTGATCAAAAATGCCGACGGGGAACGTAGCGTTGATGCCAAGTGCCGAATTGATACGGTAAACGAGCTGGCTTACTACCGTCACGGTGGTATCCTTCACTACGTGTTGCGCAAGATGATCGGCGCAGCCTAA
- the trxB gene encoding thioredoxin-disulfide reductase, which translates to METRHERLIILGSGPAGYTAAVYAARANLKPLLITGIQAGGQLTTTTDVDNWPGDAEGVQGPELMERMKQHAERFNTEVLFDHINEVSLGEKPFTLKGDSGIYTCDALIVATGASARYLGLPTEQQFMGQGVSACATCDGFFYRNQEVIVVGGGNTAVEEALYLSNIASKVTLVHRRDTLRAEKILQDKLFEKAEAGKIALEWFQEVEEVIGDNSGVTGVRVKSTKDGSSKEIHAPGLFIAIGHSPNTGIFAGQLDMNGGYIKVHSGLEGNATATSVPGVFACGDVMDHIYRQAITSAGSGCMAALDAERYLDGIAG; encoded by the coding sequence ATGGAAACTCGTCATGAGCGTTTAATTATTCTTGGATCCGGCCCTGCGGGCTATACGGCTGCTGTCTATGCCGCACGGGCCAACCTGAAGCCGCTGCTGATTACCGGTATTCAGGCGGGTGGCCAATTGACCACCACAACCGATGTGGATAACTGGCCCGGCGACGCTGAAGGCGTACAAGGGCCGGAGTTGATGGAGCGTATGAAGCAGCACGCCGAACGTTTCAATACAGAGGTGCTGTTTGATCACATCAATGAGGTTAGCTTAGGTGAGAAGCCCTTTACCTTAAAAGGTGATAGCGGCATTTATACCTGCGATGCGTTGATCGTGGCTACCGGTGCCAGTGCGCGTTACCTTGGCCTCCCCACAGAACAACAGTTCATGGGCCAAGGGGTATCAGCCTGCGCTACCTGCGATGGCTTTTTCTACCGCAACCAGGAAGTCATTGTGGTGGGCGGTGGTAATACCGCTGTGGAAGAAGCTCTTTATCTCTCTAACATCGCTTCCAAAGTGACTTTGGTACACCGCCGTGACACGCTGCGGGCGGAAAAAATTCTCCAAGATAAGCTGTTCGAGAAAGCTGAGGCGGGTAAAATCGCCCTTGAGTGGTTCCAGGAAGTCGAAGAAGTGATCGGCGATAACTCCGGCGTTACGGGAGTGCGGGTTAAATCCACTAAAGATGGTTCAAGCAAAGAGATCCATGCGCCTGGGCTATTTATTGCCATTGGCCATAGTCCCAACACGGGGATCTTTGCAGGTCAGCTGGACATGAACGGCGGCTATATCAAAGTGCATTCAGGTCTTGAAGGAAATGCAACCGCGACCAGCGTACCGGGTGTGTTTGCCTGCGGCGATGTAATGGATCACATTTACCGCCAAGCGATTACCTCGGCGGGCAGTGGCTGCATGGCAGCGCTGGATGCCGAGCGCTATTTAGACGGTATTGCCGGGTAA
- a CDS encoding NAD-dependent malic enzyme: MTTQSRRPLYLPYAGPSLLEMPLLNKGSAFTQQERLAFNLIGLLPQKVETIEDQLERAYRQYQQCHSSLEKHIHLRAIQDDNETLYFRLVSQHLEEMLPIIYTPTVGQACQEFSNIYRNHRGLFISYPDREHMDDILRSATKDNVKVIVVTDGERILGLGDQGIGGMGIPIGKLALYTACGGISPAYTLPIMIDVGTNNKALLDDPMYMGWRHERVGQEEYDAFMAEFIAAVKRRWPNVLLQFEDFAQANAVPLLERYRNELCCFNDDVQGTASVVVGTLMAACQAREETIAQQRVVFVGGGSAGCGIAEQVVVSMEAEGLTESEARSRIYIVDRDGLMTSDQEWQRDFQRRLAHDPSLVAGWNGQGLEETIAQIKPTVLIGVCGQRGIFTEQVVRTMHAGCEHPVIMPLSNPTSQAEAVPEDVIRWTDGQALVATGSPFAPVVYNGRTYPIAQCNNAYIFPGIGLGVIAASANRVTDEMLMSASRALAREAPLVKEGKGALLPPLSRIRDISKSIAFEVAAQAQQNGVALKTSGTTLRELIEKASWTPDYRTYRRRAF, encoded by the coding sequence ATGACTACCCAGAGTAGACGCCCCCTATACCTTCCTTACGCCGGTCCTTCTTTGCTCGAAATGCCGCTATTGAACAAAGGCAGCGCGTTTACTCAGCAGGAGCGCTTGGCGTTTAACCTGATTGGTTTGCTGCCGCAAAAGGTGGAAACCATTGAAGATCAGCTTGAGCGTGCCTATCGCCAGTACCAGCAGTGCCATAGCAGCCTTGAGAAGCATATACATCTTCGCGCCATTCAAGATGACAACGAAACGCTCTATTTCCGTCTCGTATCTCAGCACCTTGAAGAGATGCTGCCGATTATTTATACCCCCACGGTAGGGCAGGCGTGTCAGGAATTTTCCAATATTTACCGTAACCACCGCGGCCTGTTTATTAGCTACCCTGACCGCGAACATATGGATGATATCCTGCGCAGCGCCACTAAAGATAACGTCAAAGTGATCGTAGTGACGGACGGTGAGCGTATTCTTGGCCTTGGCGACCAGGGGATCGGGGGCATGGGTATCCCGATTGGTAAACTGGCACTATATACCGCCTGTGGCGGCATTAGCCCCGCCTACACGCTGCCGATCATGATTGATGTGGGCACTAACAACAAAGCGCTGCTGGACGACCCCATGTATATGGGCTGGCGGCATGAGCGGGTAGGGCAGGAAGAGTACGATGCGTTCATGGCGGAATTTATCGCTGCTGTGAAGCGCCGCTGGCCGAACGTGCTACTGCAGTTTGAGGACTTTGCCCAGGCCAATGCGGTACCGCTGTTAGAGCGCTACCGCAACGAGCTTTGCTGCTTCAATGACGATGTGCAGGGCACCGCCTCTGTGGTGGTCGGTACCTTGATGGCCGCTTGTCAGGCCCGGGAAGAGACCATTGCCCAGCAGCGTGTTGTGTTTGTAGGCGGTGGTTCGGCGGGCTGTGGGATTGCCGAGCAGGTGGTTGTTTCTATGGAAGCTGAAGGTTTGACTGAAAGCGAAGCACGGTCGCGTATTTATATTGTTGATCGCGACGGCTTGATGACCAGCGATCAAGAGTGGCAGCGCGACTTCCAGCGCCGGTTAGCCCACGACCCTTCGCTAGTCGCCGGGTGGAATGGCCAAGGCCTGGAAGAGACGATCGCGCAAATCAAACCGACGGTATTGATCGGCGTTTGCGGCCAGCGCGGTATCTTTACCGAGCAGGTGGTGCGCACCATGCATGCGGGCTGTGAACACCCGGTCATCATGCCGCTGTCTAATCCTACTTCCCAGGCAGAGGCCGTGCCAGAGGATGTTATTCGCTGGACCGACGGCCAAGCCTTGGTAGCGACCGGTAGCCCCTTTGCGCCGGTGGTTTACAACGGTCGCACTTATCCGATTGCCCAGTGCAACAATGCCTATATCTTCCCGGGCATTGGATTGGGCGTGATTGCTGCCAGTGCTAATCGAGTCACCGACGAGATGCTGATGAGTGCCTCACGGGCGCTGGCCCGTGAAGCGCCGCTGGTTAAAGAGGGCAAGGGTGCTTTGCTGCCGCCGCTGTCGCGTATTCGCGATATCAGCAAGTCGATTGCCTTTGAAGTCGCTGCTCAGGCACAGCAGAACGGGGTGGCGTTAAAAACCAGTGGTACAACGCTGCGCGAGCTAATCGAAAAAGCGTCCTGGACTCCGGATTACCGCACCTATCGCCGCCGCGCGTTTTAA